A portion of the Bulleidia sp. zg-1006 genome contains these proteins:
- the rhuM gene encoding RhuM family protein, giving the protein MSRIDELEILNRLGSGYFEIAEMQAMKHKPMYMSDYVDTLDNILKSTGEEVLKDAGNISHKQAMEKALSEYRKYQTENLSPVEKDYLAEIKNIEKIAKEGGKDEQFTSKKFFGL; this is encoded by the coding sequence ATGAGTAGGATAGATGAATTAGAGATACTGAACAGACTTGGATCAGGTTACTTTGAAATTGCAGAAATGCAAGCTATGAAACATAAGCCTATGTATATGAGCGACTATGTAGATACACTGGATAATATTCTTAAATCCACAGGAGAAGAAGTGTTAAAAGATGCAGGTAATATCAGTCATAAACAAGCAATGGAAAAGGCTCTTTCTGAATATAGGAAATATCAGACTGAAAATCTTTCTCCTGTTGAAAAAGACTATCTTGCAGAAATTAAGAACATAGAAAAAATCGCTAAAGAGGGTGGAAAAGATGAGCAATTTACAAGTAAAAAATTTTTTGGTTTATAG